The stretch of DNA AACCTCTGGGGTTTGCTCTACCACTTGATTAAGTCGAGTTGCTGCTGAGCTACAAGCGGAAAGGTGCTGAAATGCCCCCGCTAATGGCATCATCATCTCAATGGTCGCCATCGTTATAAATACAATCATTGCCAGTTTTGGCCCTGGCGGTACAGACTCGCCTACTCCCGCTGCAGCCATATACAGCATGACTAGCACAGCAAAACCATGACAGAAGATGAGACAGGCTTGACTAAGAGCCGTCACCCGATTCATTCGATTTTGACTGGCGATCATTAAGCTCTCTGCACCGTTTAAGCGCTGGCGATACAGCCCTTGTGCACCAAATAAGGTTAACTCGGCTTGGCCTTGCAAGTACTCGAGCAACTGCACCCGTAACTCACGCTTAGTTTCGAGCTGAGCGATACCCGGTTTACGACCGAGAAAGTAAAATACCGTTGGCAGAAGCAACCATACTGCCAATAATATGCTACAGAGTGTGGCTGCCAGTTTTGCATCGAACCATGAAACAAAGAAATACAGCCCCACTAGCATCAATAATGAAGCTAGTAGCGGTGTAAGCAAGCGCAAGTAAAGATGATCTAACGTATCGATATCTGCCACTAGCCGATTAAGTAAGTCTCCTCGGCGGATCCCCTGCAGGTTTTTAGCGCTCAGCGGCATCAGCTTATTCCATACCCAACAACGCAGATCGGTTAATAAGCTAAATGTTGCCTCGTGAGTGGCTAAACGTTCGCCATAACGGCTCGCTGTGCGAACGATTGATAACAAACGAACACCACCAGCAGGCGTAAAATAGTTAAACATCTGCGCCGTAACTACGGTGAGCCCAGCAACCGCTGCAGCGGATAAGAACCAACCGGAAAGCGCTAATAAGCCAAGACCCGCCATCATGGTGGTCACGCTTAAAAACAGTCCGATAAACATCATGAACCATTGGCTTTTAAATCGTTTAATGTAAGGTAATAGCGCTTTCATTACAGATCTCCCTCCGTCTTCGTCGCGAGCTCAATATCAACAGGCGCTGACTCAAGTAACATTCGCTTAAACACCCCTTCAGCCGCTGAAAGCTCAGCAAATGTACCTTGCTGTGCCAATAAGCCATTCTCCATCACTAATACTCTGTCCATCGAACTTAATGATTCCAACCGATGAGTCACCATTAAACAACCCGTTGCTTGCATCGCATCAGCTAATGTCGCTTGTACAGCTTGTTCGCTTAAGCTGTCTAGACTCGCGGTAGGTTCATCTAATATGTATAGTTTAGGTTGCTGCGCTAGCGCTCTAGCGAGTGCAATACGTTGGGCTTGCCCAACGGATAAGCCTGCCGTTTGTTCTTGTATAGGATGGTCTAACCCTAGCGGTTGCGATTCAATAAAATCGAGAATGTGTGCTTGGGCTAACAATGCCTTAATAGCATCATCTGACAGTGCTTGGTCTTGTGCTAACTGTCCTAGCGCAACATTTTCACGCACGGTGCCACAAAACAGTTGAGGCTCTTGCCCAAGCCATGCCAATTTTTTACGCCACTGCGACATCGGCAATTGGCGCAACTCAACACCATTAATCTTAAGCTGGCCTTGATACGGCAAAAAGCCTAATAAGGCACTAAGCAAACTTGTTTTACCCGCACCACTAGCCCCCACGACGGCCAAATGCTCACCTTGCTGCAACGTAAAACTAATCGGTCCAAGCAGCTCGGTGCCATCGACGCTATAAACTTTAAGATCAATGGCTTCAATACTAACCTCAGCCTCAAGTTCATCACCCGTGCCCATTTTTTGACCCGCGTTTTCTTCTGGATGGTCAAGCAGAGCCATTAGCTCTTCTGCAGCACCAATCGCTTGTGCTTTGGCATGGTAATGCGTGCCCATATCTCGCAGCGGTTGATAAAACTCTGGCGCGAGAATAAGAATAAACAGACCGGTAAATAGGCTGATTGAGGTACCGTAATGACCAAAATCCAAATGGCCTAAATAACTGAAACCAAAATACACTGCCAAGACCGCAATCGATACCGCGGCAAAGAACTCAAGCACTGCTGAACTGAGAAACGCCATTCGCAGCACCGACATGGTGCGTTCTCTGAACTCTTCTGACGCTTTCTCTATCGCCTTAGCTTCTTTGGCACCTTGATTAAACAGCTTCAAGGTCGACAAGCCTTTAAGCCTATCCATAAAGTGACCACTTAAACGAGCCAGGGCGCCAAAGTTTTTACGGTTAGCATCAGCAGCCCCCATTCCTACTAAAATCATGAACATTGGGATAAGCGGCGCGGTTGCGAGTAAAATAATCCCTGCCGCCCAGTTGACCGGGAATACAGCCATTAAAATAATCAGTGGAATAAAGCCTGCCAGAACAATTTGTGGCAAATAACGTGCGTAGAAATCTTGTAAGTCTTCCACTTGTTCAAGCACAATGCTCGCCCAACTGCCAGCAGGTTTACCCTGAATAAAAGCAGGCCCTAATGCGGCCAACTTATCCAAAACCGCAGCGCGCATATGCACTCGAAGCTGCGCACCCGCTTTAAAACTTGAACGCTCTCTAGCAAATGCCAATACACCTCTAACAATAGTGAGCAGCAACAGTAACCAGAAATGGTCACTAAAAGTAGCCTTAGGCAGTTCATCGATAATGATGCCTTGTAATATGGTAGCAATGAGCCATGCCTGACACATCAAACTAATGCCGGTTAGCACCCCAAAGAAAATCGATACATTGAGGTAATAACCACAGGCTGATTTTTGCTGTTTGAGCCAGTGAGTGAGTTTTTTCTCTACGGTTTTATCCATTGGATCCCAGATTTACTGTACTTGACAGATAAGCTTAATAAATTAACGGAGTAAGAGTAAGACGCCTGAAGGCCGTCACCAAGAAAGCAGTATTTAAGAGGACTGCATTTAAGTGTAAGTTCCGTAGCCTAAAAAAAATAATATTGAGGCATAAAGGAATGCTAGTATCGCAGGCATTAATCGCAGAATAAAACGCCAGTTGCGTATTTGCTATGAGACTCACATAAATTGAGCTAGATCAATAAAATGGCGACTATGACTCAACATCATTCGCCATAGCTGTTGACTTTTAAGCACAAAAAAACCGCGAAAGCTCAGCTTATCGCGGTTAATTTTATCTCTTGCCTAATAATAGTGTAATAACACTTGGCAAGTTAGCGTCTCAATTAACGCTCGGCGTCTGAGCCGTAATCAAGGTTTTCATCTTCAGAATCACTCTCAGATGCTCTCTTTTCGTCACGAGCGCTGCGCCATACATCTGCTGCAAGCTCTTTAGCGTCAGCCGCTTTATTACGCTCGTCACGCGCTATAGCTTTACGTTCGTTACGCTTAACAAGGTTCTCTAAGAATGATTTCAGCTCAGTTTCGCCCCACGCTATCGCTTCAGCTTCAGTAGCAAAACCTTTTTGGGTTTTTGATACCACTATTTTTCTAGCTGATTGACGACGAGTGATCTGGCCAGTCCAAGTTGTTTTATCTTCAACAACGCGAAAATCATACTTCTTTGTTTGTGTCATGTTGCTTATTTTCCTAACAATAATCGTAATACTTTGAGCTTAATGCGTTAATGATTTAGCTCAATCAATAAGTAACAGCAATCGCCGTTGCTTTGCTGCTACCTTCAATATTCTTTCAGCGTAATAGCGCTTAATTGCCATGCCAAGTCATAGTCGTGAATAATATGTCTGACTGATCAATTCGCCTATTAAGCTATCACTTCAGTTTATCTACCATGTCGAATTCACATAGTTGACATGTGAGTTGATACCCGAGCATAGATTTTCTCCCGCGAGTACTTGTCACCCAACCACGGTTTTCCCACGGTGGACGATGACGCACATGCTGGTTATGACCACAAGCTAACTCTGCAACCCAATGTTGTTCATCATCTTTATGATAATTAATAATGGCTTGTAGCAAGGCATACACCTTAAATAGACCAAAAGCGATTGGCTAAGTTTGAGTTGCAGTCGATAGATAAACTTTCAGGGGCGCGAGATTAACACGTGCAGACTTGAAACAACATCTTTTAAGCGACTAAAAATCACACAATTGAGAAATTTAACTCCATTAGGCTGTTTTCCCAGCAGCTAAGCGGGTAATCATTACCCCGTACTCCCGTTCAAAAGCTGCTATTCGCTGCCATACTCTAAACGATGAGATAATAGCGCTATTGTTTATTAAATGGCGCTTTTTGGGCAGATCCTGTAAGCTGCACGC from Shewanella sp. Choline-02u-19 encodes:
- the cydD gene encoding heme ABC transporter permease/ATP-binding protein CydD, with amino-acid sequence MDKTVEKKLTHWLKQQKSACGYYLNVSIFFGVLTGISLMCQAWLIATILQGIIIDELPKATFSDHFWLLLLLTIVRGVLAFARERSSFKAGAQLRVHMRAAVLDKLAALGPAFIQGKPAGSWASIVLEQVEDLQDFYARYLPQIVLAGFIPLIILMAVFPVNWAAGIILLATAPLIPMFMILVGMGAADANRKNFGALARLSGHFMDRLKGLSTLKLFNQGAKEAKAIEKASEEFRERTMSVLRMAFLSSAVLEFFAAVSIAVLAVYFGFSYLGHLDFGHYGTSISLFTGLFILILAPEFYQPLRDMGTHYHAKAQAIGAAEELMALLDHPEENAGQKMGTGDELEAEVSIEAIDLKVYSVDGTELLGPISFTLQQGEHLAVVGASGAGKTSLLSALLGFLPYQGQLKINGVELRQLPMSQWRKKLAWLGQEPQLFCGTVRENVALGQLAQDQALSDDAIKALLAQAHILDFIESQPLGLDHPIQEQTAGLSVGQAQRIALARALAQQPKLYILDEPTASLDSLSEQAVQATLADAMQATGCLMVTHRLESLSSMDRVLVMENGLLAQQGTFAELSAAEGVFKRMLLESAPVDIELATKTEGDL
- a CDS encoding DUF3622 domain-containing protein, with translation MTQTKKYDFRVVEDKTTWTGQITRRQSARKIVVSKTQKGFATEAEAIAWGETELKSFLENLVKRNERKAIARDERNKAADAKELAADVWRSARDEKRASESDSEDENLDYGSDAER
- the cydC gene encoding heme ABC transporter ATP-binding protein/permease CydC; amino-acid sequence: MKALLPYIKRFKSQWFMMFIGLFLSVTTMMAGLGLLALSGWFLSAAAVAGLTVVTAQMFNYFTPAGGVRLLSIVRTASRYGERLATHEATFSLLTDLRCWVWNKLMPLSAKNLQGIRRGDLLNRLVADIDTLDHLYLRLLTPLLASLLMLVGLYFFVSWFDAKLAATLCSILLAVWLLLPTVFYFLGRKPGIAQLETKRELRVQLLEYLQGQAELTLFGAQGLYRQRLNGAESLMIASQNRMNRVTALSQACLIFCHGFAVLVMLYMAAAGVGESVPPGPKLAMIVFITMATIEMMMPLAGAFQHLSACSSAATRLNQVVEQTPEVTFAEDNDLQVSEGSVELTNIDFGYDPEHSVLQQLNFVIPAGSKVALLGQTGCGKSSLLSLITREWLPQHGQVILDGRDANAYSEDALRKSMSVVSQRIYLFSGTLRENLAIALDNASRKDDDKLIAVLEKVGLGVLLQGDKPLDNWIGEGGRQLSGGEQRRIGVARALLRDAPMLLLDEPTEGLDKKTEREILALLFAFASDKTVLMISHRLTAMARMDTIHLMEQGKIRCSGNHQQLIESDSYYASLYQKLA
- a CDS encoding DUF3565 domain-containing protein translates to MLQAIINYHKDDEQHWVAELACGHNQHVRHRPPWENRGWVTSTRGRKSMLGYQLTCQLCEFDMVDKLK